In the genome of Curtobacterium sp. MCLR17_036, the window GCACCTCGAAGGCACCGGGCTCGACCCGGCGAACGCCCGCGGCGTCGACGATCGAGCAGTCCGCGACCGGCAGCTCGAGCCGCACCCGCACCTCGGCGCCGGGGGCGACGTCCACCTGCCGGAACGCCTTGAGCTCGCGGTCCGCCCAGCTGACGCTCGTGACCGCGTCGCGGACGTAGAGCTGGACCGTCTCGCGGGTCGGCCGCGCGCCGGTGTTCCGGACGGTGACCTCGGCCACGACGGTGTCGTCCGGACCGAGCTCGGGGTCGACGACGGCCAGGTCGGTGTACTCGACGGTGGTGTACGAACGGCCCTCGCCGAAGACCCACGCCGGCTCCTGGGTCAGGTCGGCGTACCGGTCGCCGTGCTGCCCGCGGATCTGGTTGTAGTACGTCGGCTGCTGCCCGACGTGCCGGGCGAACGAGATCGGCAGGCGCCCCGAGGGCTCGACCCGGCCGGCCAGCAGCTCGGCGAGCGCCCGGCCACCGAGCATGCCGGGGTTCGCCGCCCAGACGACCGCGGCGGCGTCCGCCACCGACGGCGGCAGCACGAGCGGCTTCGAGGCGAGCAGCACCACCACGACGGGCTTCCCCGTCGCGATGAGGGCGTCCAGGAGCGCGACCTGGCCGCCGATCAGGTCGAGCGTGGCGGTGGAGCGCCCCTCGCCGACGAGCTCGATGCGGTCGCCGACCACGGCGACGACGACGTCCGAGTCCTCGGCGGCGCGGACGGCCTCGGCGAGCAGCGCCGGGTCGGACGGAGCCGGCACGACGACCGGCGGCCGGGGCTGCCCGTCCGGGAACGTCGCCCCCTGCGGATCCTGCTCGAGGCTCAGGATCTCGGCACCGACCGCGTGGCGGACGTCCCACGTCCCGATCCCGCGCAGACCGTCGAGCACCGTGGTGATCATCGACCGCGGCTGGCCGTCGAGCCAGCCCGCCTGACCGGACCCGCCGGCCCAGTCGCCGAGCTGCGTCTGCGCGTCGTCGGCGAGCGGTCCGACGACCGCGACCCGGAGCGGCGCCGACCCGTCCAGGGGCAGCGTGCCGTCGTTCTCGAGCAGCACGATCGACCGGCGCGCGACGTCGAGGTTGAGGGCCGCGTGCTCGTCGGTCCCGATGCGATCGTCGAGGTCGGCGGCGGGCAGCCGCGGGTCCTCGAACAGGCCCAGGTCGAACTTGAGGGTGAGGATGCGCGCCACGGCGGCGTCGAACGCGTCGGTGTCGAGCATGCCGCGCTCGACCGCCTCGAGGGCTCCCTCGAAGAACGCGGGCGTGGTCATCACCATGTCGTTGCCGGCGCGCACCGCGGCGGCGGCTGCGTGGGCGTGGTCCGGCTGGACCTGCTGCTCCCAGACCATGCGGCCGACGTTGTCCCAGTCGGTGATCAGGGTGCCCGTCCAGCCCCACTCCCCGCGCAGCACCTCGTTGAGCAGCCAGTCGTTCACGGTGATCGGGACGCCGTCGGTGCTCTGGTACCCGAGCATGAACGTCCGGCAGCCCTCGCGGGCGACGCGTTCGAACGGCGGCAGGAACCAGCTGCGGAGCTTGCGGCGCGAGATGTCGGCCTCGCTGGCGTCCCGGCCGCCCTGCGTCTCCGAGTAGCCGGCGAAGTGCTTCGCCGTGGCGAGGATCGCGGTCGGGTCGTCGAGACCGTCGCCCTGGTACCCGCGCACCATCGCGCTGGCGAGCTCGCCGATCAGGAACGGGTCCTCGCCGAAGGTCTCGCTGATGCGCCCCCACCGCAGGTCCCGGGCGATGCAGAGCACCGGCGAGAAGGTCCAGTGCACGCCGGTGGCGGCGACCTCGCGGGCGGTGGCACGCGCCACCCGCTCGACGAGCTCCGTGTCCCACGACGCGGCCATGCCGAGCTGGGTCGGGTAGATCGTCGCGCCCGGCCAGAACGAGTGCCCGTGGATGCAGTCCTCGCCGACGAGCAGCGGGATCCGCAGGCGCGTCTCGGCGGTGAGCCGGTTGGCCTCGAGGATGCGTTCCGGCGAGGTGTGCAGGACGGAGCCGACGTTCCGCCGCAGGACGTGGTCGCGCAGGTCGTCGCGGGCGTCGAGCTGCAGCATCTGCCCGACCTTCTCCTCCACGGTCATCCGGGCGAGCAGGTCGGCGACGCGGTCGGCGGTCGGCAGGGACGGGTCGGTGTAGGCCGGCGCGCCGTCCGGCCGCCCGTCGGTCGCGGCGGTGGGTGCGGTGGTGCTCATGCGCGGTCCCCTGACGGGTCTCGGTCGTCCGGGTCGGCGGCCGTGCGGACCGGACGGACCTGGGTCACGGCGGCGTTGACGTTCATGCCCTTGCGCTTCATGGCACGGGCACGCTCGCCGGCGGAGCGCAGACGCGGGTTGACGTACTCG includes:
- a CDS encoding glycoside hydrolase family 3 N-terminal domain-containing protein, with amino-acid sequence MSTTAPTAATDGRPDGAPAYTDPSLPTADRVADLLARMTVEEKVGQMLQLDARDDLRDHVLRRNVGSVLHTSPERILEANRLTAETRLRIPLLVGEDCIHGHSFWPGATIYPTQLGMAASWDTELVERVARATAREVAATGVHWTFSPVLCIARDLRWGRISETFGEDPFLIGELASAMVRGYQGDGLDDPTAILATAKHFAGYSETQGGRDASEADISRRKLRSWFLPPFERVAREGCRTFMLGYQSTDGVPITVNDWLLNEVLRGEWGWTGTLITDWDNVGRMVWEQQVQPDHAHAAAAAVRAGNDMVMTTPAFFEGALEAVERGMLDTDAFDAAVARILTLKFDLGLFEDPRLPAADLDDRIGTDEHAALNLDVARRSIVLLENDGTLPLDGSAPLRVAVVGPLADDAQTQLGDWAGGSGQAGWLDGQPRSMITTVLDGLRGIGTWDVRHAVGAEILSLEQDPQGATFPDGQPRPPVVVPAPSDPALLAEAVRAAEDSDVVVAVVGDRIELVGEGRSTATLDLIGGQVALLDALIATGKPVVVVLLASKPLVLPPSVADAAAVVWAANPGMLGGRALAELLAGRVEPSGRLPISFARHVGQQPTYYNQIRGQHGDRYADLTQEPAWVFGEGRSYTTVEYTDLAVVDPELGPDDTVVAEVTVRNTGARPTRETVQLYVRDAVTSVSWADRELKAFRQVDVAPGAEVRVRLELPVADCSIVDAAGVRRVEPGAFEVLVGPSSRPSALQAARFTVTG